The Sphingobacterium bambusae genome includes a window with the following:
- the pyrH gene encoding UMP kinase yields MKYKRILLKLSGEALMGEQSYGIDINRVMQYANDIKEIHSQGLEIAIVIGGGNIYRGLSAEKAGMDRVQADYMGMLATVINSMALQDALEKVGLKTRLLTAIKMEQICEPFIRRRAVRHLEKGRIVIFGAGTGNPYFTTDTAASLRAIEINADAVLKGTRVDGIYTADPEKDPTAQKFDTISFQEVYAKGLNVMDMTAFTLCQENNLPIIVFDMNKPGNLKKLADGAHIGTIVS; encoded by the coding sequence ATGAAATATAAACGTATCTTACTTAAACTTAGCGGTGAAGCCCTAATGGGCGAACAAAGTTACGGCATCGACATCAACCGGGTGATGCAATACGCTAACGACATCAAAGAAATTCATAGTCAAGGGTTAGAAATTGCCATCGTCATCGGCGGCGGTAATATCTATCGGGGTTTAAGTGCAGAGAAGGCTGGCATGGATCGTGTACAAGCTGATTACATGGGTATGTTGGCCACGGTAATCAACAGTATGGCCTTGCAAGATGCGTTGGAAAAAGTGGGTTTAAAGACCCGTCTTTTAACGGCCATTAAAATGGAACAGATCTGTGAGCCGTTCATCCGCCGTAGAGCAGTTCGTCATTTGGAAAAAGGACGCATCGTTATTTTTGGCGCTGGAACGGGAAATCCTTATTTCACTACGGATACCGCGGCCTCATTACGTGCCATTGAAATCAACGCAGATGCTGTACTAAAAGGCACACGTGTTGACGGTATCTATACGGCTGATCCGGAGAAAGATCCTACAGCACAGAAATTCGATACCATCTCTTTCCAAGAGGTTTACGCGAAAGGATTGAACGTGATGGACATGACAGCGTTCACGCTATGTCAGGAAAACAACCTTCCTATCATCGTATTCGATATGAACAAGCCGGGCAATTTAAAGAAATTGGCTGATGGTGCGCACATCGGAACGATTGTTAGTTAA
- the frr gene encoding ribosome recycling factor: MNELISLELDDCKESMGKAVAHTESELTKIRAGKASPSMLDGIAVDYYGSMTPLAQVSNINTTDARTIVIQPWEKNILGAIEKAIIDSNLGLNPQNDGIIIRLAIPVLTEERRRDLVKKVKEEAEKGRIAIRNIRKDANESIKKLKNDGASEDEIKSGEGEVQKLTDTFIVKVDQLAELKEKDIMTV; this comes from the coding sequence ATGAACGAACTTATTTCCTTAGAACTAGATGACTGTAAGGAGAGCATGGGAAAAGCTGTTGCTCATACAGAATCTGAGTTGACGAAAATCAGAGCTGGAAAAGCATCACCTTCCATGTTGGACGGTATTGCCGTAGATTACTATGGAAGCATGACGCCACTAGCACAAGTGAGCAATATCAATACCACGGATGCGAGAACGATCGTTATCCAGCCTTGGGAAAAAAATATTCTAGGTGCTATCGAAAAAGCGATCATAGATTCTAACCTTGGTCTGAATCCGCAAAATGATGGTATTATTATCCGTCTGGCGATTCCGGTTTTAACGGAAGAGCGCCGTCGCGATCTTGTAAAAAAAGTAAAGGAAGAGGCGGAAAAAGGACGTATTGCCATCCGTAATATCCGGAAAGATGCTAACGAATCCATCAAGAAACTTAAAAATGATGGTGCTTCGGAAGATGAGATAAAATCTGGTGAAGGCGAAGTTCAAAAACTAACGGATACCTTTATCGTTAAGGTTGATCAGTTGGCCGAATTGAAAGAAAAAGATATCATGACCGTGTAA
- a CDS encoding sugar phosphate isomerase/epimerase family protein has product MQHSRRKFLKQAGLGVSAAFLSPYLFSCEPGKTGSGPFHNLGIQLFSLRDLLAEDPTKTLEMVGKIGYRHVETFGVDAAAGSYWNLPIAELKKVLADNGLKTHSGHYDMSKYLSRTQNDKENIEKYIEIAHELGQSYIVAPVTPMDDLNNLKVEDYQYAAEQLNKAGEMAKKAGIKVGYHNHFWEFRSFGNGTKGLDILLAFTEPDLVDFELDLFWIEKAGYTPQSYFEKYPGRFTMWHIKDMDKQFTKPVVGEEYDKAGFMDIIKEIKYTEVGTGAIDFINIANYADKSGLKYAFVEQDDIYIPNKFESIKKSYDYVQKFLAK; this is encoded by the coding sequence ATGCAGCATAGTAGACGAAAATTCCTGAAACAGGCAGGCCTCGGGGTGTCAGCGGCCTTTCTGAGCCCTTATCTGTTTTCCTGCGAGCCAGGAAAAACAGGGAGCGGACCATTCCATAACTTGGGCATTCAATTATTCTCGCTTAGAGACCTCTTGGCCGAGGACCCGACAAAGACATTGGAAATGGTCGGAAAAATAGGTTATAGACATGTGGAAACATTCGGTGTGGATGCTGCTGCTGGCAGCTACTGGAATTTACCTATTGCGGAATTGAAGAAGGTGTTGGCCGACAATGGGTTGAAAACACACAGTGGGCACTACGACATGTCCAAATACCTCAGCCGAACGCAAAACGACAAAGAAAATATCGAGAAGTATATCGAGATCGCTCATGAACTTGGTCAATCGTATATTGTCGCGCCTGTAACGCCTATGGACGACCTGAACAATTTGAAAGTAGAGGATTACCAGTATGCGGCCGAACAACTAAACAAGGCTGGTGAAATGGCTAAAAAAGCAGGGATTAAGGTCGGCTATCACAACCATTTTTGGGAGTTCCGCAGCTTTGGCAACGGCACAAAAGGATTAGACATTCTCTTGGCCTTTACAGAACCCGATCTGGTAGACTTTGAGCTAGACCTATTTTGGATCGAAAAAGCGGGCTACACGCCTCAATCTTACTTTGAAAAGTATCCAGGCCGTTTTACAATGTGGCATATCAAAGATATGGACAAACAGTTTACCAAGCCGGTGGTGGGCGAGGAATACGACAAGGCGGGCTTCATGGATATTATCAAGGAAATTAAATATACCGAAGTGGGTACGGGCGCTATCGATTTCATCAATATTGCCAACTATGCCGACAAATCCGGTTTAAAATATGCCTTCGTAGAGCAGGATGATATCTACATCCCGAACAAGTTTGAAAGTATCAAGAAAAGCTACGATTACGTACAGAAGTTTTTAGCAAAATAA
- the purE gene encoding 5-(carboxyamino)imidazole ribonucleotide mutase produces MSVEKKALVGIIMGSKSDLPVMQDAIDILKKLDVPFEVSIVSAHRTPERMFDYAKSAAERGLKVIVAGAGGAAHLPGMVASITHLPVIGVPVKSSNSIDGWDSVLSILQMPNGIPVATVALNAAKNAGILAAQILGTSSQEISDRILAYKEELRQAVETNARDVEATIF; encoded by the coding sequence ATGAGTGTAGAAAAGAAAGCGCTGGTAGGCATTATTATGGGTAGCAAGTCCGATCTCCCTGTTATGCAGGATGCCATTGATATTTTGAAAAAGTTGGACGTGCCTTTCGAGGTTTCGATCGTGTCCGCACATCGCACGCCGGAACGTATGTTCGACTATGCCAAGTCGGCTGCAGAACGCGGATTGAAAGTTATTGTTGCCGGTGCGGGCGGAGCAGCACATCTGCCAGGTATGGTGGCTTCGATAACCCACCTTCCGGTGATCGGCGTGCCGGTAAAATCATCCAACTCCATTGATGGCTGGGATTCCGTGTTATCTATCCTACAGATGCCAAATGGTATCCCTGTAGCAACCGTAGCACTCAATGCCGCCAAGAATGCCGGTATTTTAGCGGCTCAGATTTTAGGTACTTCCTCACAGGAAATTTCCGATCGGATATTGGCCTATAAGGAAGAGTTAAGACAGGCGGTCGAAACGAATGCCCGCGATGTCGAAGCAACGATATTTTAA
- a CDS encoding 5-(carboxyamino)imidazole ribonucleotide synthase translates to MAKDFYGELQLGILGGGQLGRMLIQEAINYNVNVHVLDPDKNAPCRKLCNRFECGSLSDFDTVYNFGKDLDMITIEIEKVNVDALEKLEEEGVVVYPQSRVIRLIQDKGMQKQFFKQNDIPTAPFQLISTRENLYESNIALPYVQKLRRDGYDGKGVKRINSVQDIEDAFPQPSLVEELVDFEKEIAVIVARNDRGDVSTFPLVEMEFNPEANLVEFLISPSVLPFEIQTQAEDIARKIAADLQIVGLLAVEMFLTKDGQILVNELAPRPHNSGHQTIEGNITSQFAQHLRAIFNLPLGSTAARSTAVMINLLGEAKYEGLAKYEGVEEVLAKEGVFVHLYGKKYTKPFRKMGHVCIINDDRETAVKNARWVQETLKVKA, encoded by the coding sequence ATGGCAAAAGATTTTTATGGTGAGTTGCAGTTAGGGATTCTTGGCGGTGGTCAGCTAGGGCGCATGCTCATCCAAGAGGCAATTAATTACAACGTGAATGTGCATGTGTTGGATCCGGACAAAAATGCGCCCTGCCGTAAATTGTGCAACCGTTTTGAATGCGGATCATTAAGCGATTTCGATACCGTTTATAATTTCGGAAAGGACCTAGACATGATCACGATCGAAATCGAGAAGGTCAATGTCGATGCCTTGGAGAAGTTGGAGGAAGAGGGTGTTGTGGTATATCCGCAGTCGCGCGTTATCCGTCTTATTCAGGACAAGGGGATGCAGAAACAGTTTTTTAAACAAAATGATATCCCAACAGCGCCTTTTCAGTTAATCTCCACACGGGAGAATCTCTACGAATCCAATATAGCCTTACCTTATGTCCAGAAGCTTCGTCGCGATGGCTACGATGGTAAAGGCGTGAAGCGCATCAATAGCGTGCAAGATATTGAGGATGCCTTTCCACAGCCTTCTTTGGTAGAAGAGCTGGTCGATTTTGAAAAGGAAATTGCGGTTATCGTTGCGCGCAACGACCGTGGCGATGTATCGACCTTTCCCTTGGTGGAAATGGAGTTCAACCCCGAGGCCAACTTGGTGGAGTTCCTGATTTCTCCATCGGTACTGCCTTTTGAAATCCAAACACAGGCAGAAGATATTGCGCGTAAAATTGCTGCCGATCTGCAGATTGTCGGTCTCTTGGCCGTGGAGATGTTTCTTACCAAAGATGGACAGATCTTGGTCAACGAACTCGCTCCTCGTCCGCATAACAGCGGACACCAGACGATCGAAGGGAATATTACTTCGCAATTTGCGCAACATCTACGGGCGATATTCAATTTACCTTTGGGCTCTACCGCGGCAAGATCCACCGCTGTAATGATCAATCTGTTAGGAGAAGCCAAGTATGAAGGTCTTGCCAAATACGAAGGCGTAGAAGAAGTGTTGGCCAAAGAAGGCGTATTCGTTCATTTATACGGAAAGAAATATACCAAACCCTTCCGTAAAATGGGACACGTATGTATTATCAACGACGACCGCGAGACAGCGGTGAAGAACGCGCGTTGGGTGCAGGAAACATTGAAAGTAAAAGCTTAA
- a CDS encoding NADH-quinone oxidoreductase subunit B: MSTTAHAQSGGLIVAKMDDLLNWARLSSMWPVSFGIACCAIEMMGAMASTYDLDRLGVFPRPSPRQSDVMIIAGTVTFKMADRIRKLYEQMPEPKYVISMGSCSNCGGPYWQHGYHVVKGVDKIIPVDVYVQGCPPRPEALIGAFLELQKKIEKESVLKDQYFSEQV; this comes from the coding sequence ATGAGTACAACAGCACATGCACAAAGCGGAGGCTTGATTGTCGCAAAGATGGACGATCTGCTCAACTGGGCGCGGCTGTCATCGATGTGGCCAGTGAGCTTTGGTATTGCCTGTTGTGCGATCGAGATGATGGGCGCCATGGCCTCCACCTACGATTTGGATCGACTGGGGGTTTTTCCGAGGCCTTCACCACGTCAATCCGACGTGATGATCATAGCCGGAACGGTGACGTTTAAAATGGCCGATCGGATACGCAAGCTGTATGAGCAGATGCCCGAGCCGAAATACGTCATTTCCATGGGTTCCTGTTCAAATTGTGGCGGCCCATATTGGCAACACGGCTATCATGTAGTGAAAGGAGTCGACAAGATTATTCCGGTAGATGTGTATGTGCAGGGCTGTCCTCCACGGCCAGAAGCGCTAATTGGCGCCTTCTTGGAGCTTCAGAAGAAAATAGAAAAAGAAAGCGTGCTCAAGGATCAATACTTTTCCGAGCAGGTATAA
- a CDS encoding NADH-quinone oxidoreductase subunit A codes for MDDPAQLSEYGKILVIALVGILLVCMTILLAKVLSPKKPNPEKLSTYECGEEALGSSWVQINPRFYVIALVFLLFDVELIFVFPWATVFGSSELSAADARWGWFTLAEMGIFLGILIIGLVYVWKRGDISWIRPTHQKPVLSVGIPASAYELINSKSYAVRDYKKAQETSVDLVEEDTATAKPKASLGFRPKFKSSKD; via the coding sequence ATGGATGACCCCGCGCAGCTTTCAGAATATGGAAAGATATTGGTGATTGCCCTTGTCGGCATTCTACTTGTGTGTATGACCATTCTGTTGGCGAAAGTACTTTCTCCCAAAAAACCTAATCCCGAAAAACTTAGTACCTATGAATGTGGTGAAGAAGCGCTCGGGAGCTCTTGGGTACAGATAAATCCTCGATTTTACGTTATTGCCTTGGTGTTCTTGTTATTCGATGTGGAGCTAATCTTCGTTTTTCCTTGGGCAACGGTGTTTGGCAGCAGCGAGCTGTCGGCGGCGGATGCACGTTGGGGCTGGTTTACATTAGCTGAAATGGGTATTTTCTTAGGGATATTGATCATTGGCTTAGTGTATGTATGGAAAAGGGGAGACATCTCGTGGATACGTCCTACGCACCAAAAACCGGTGCTTTCCGTGGGCATTCCTGCATCGGCCTATGAACTGATCAACTCGAAGAGCTATGCGGTGCGGGACTATAAGAAAGCCCAAGAAACATCGGTAGATTTAGTGGAAGAAGATACGGCCACGGCAAAGCCTAAGGCATCCTTAGGATTTCGACCTAAATTTAAGTCTTCAAAAGATTAA
- the ffh gene encoding signal recognition particle protein produces the protein MFQNLQDKLDRAFKVLKGQGSITEINVAETMKEIRKALLDADVNYKTAKTFTDDVKQKALGENVLTSISPGQLLTKIMNDELTALMGGSVTELDTAKNPTVILIAGLNGAGKTTFSGKLANYLREKKGKKPLLVAGDVYRPAAVDQLQVLGSQVNVPVYVNRESTDPVAIAREGVEEAKRNGHNVVIVDTAGRLAIDEALMQEISAVKDATQPHEILFVVDSMTGQDAVNTAKAFNDRLDFTGVVLTKLDGDTRGGAALSIKSVVNKPIKFIGTGEKMEALDVFYPDRMASRILGMGDVVSLVERAQQQFDEKQAAELQKKIRKNKFDFNDFKSQIQQIKKMGNMKDLMGMIPGVGKAIKDVEIDDNAFKPIEAIIDSMTPFERENPDAIDTKRRMRIAKGSGTDINEVNKLMKQFADMRKVMKQMSNPGMAAKMMRNMPKMPGNSF, from the coding sequence ATGTTTCAGAATTTACAGGATAAACTGGATAGGGCCTTTAAAGTATTAAAGGGACAAGGAAGTATCACTGAAATAAACGTCGCAGAGACGATGAAGGAGATTCGCAAGGCCTTACTCGATGCCGATGTGAATTATAAAACAGCAAAAACGTTTACCGATGACGTAAAGCAAAAGGCCTTGGGCGAGAACGTATTGACAAGTATCTCTCCGGGTCAGTTGTTGACGAAGATCATGAACGATGAACTTACCGCCTTAATGGGGGGCTCCGTTACGGAGCTGGATACAGCAAAGAACCCAACCGTAATTTTAATAGCCGGTTTAAACGGTGCGGGTAAAACGACTTTTTCCGGTAAGTTGGCAAACTACCTACGCGAGAAGAAAGGCAAGAAACCACTATTGGTTGCGGGCGACGTTTATCGTCCTGCTGCGGTGGATCAGTTGCAGGTTTTGGGAAGTCAGGTGAACGTTCCGGTTTACGTTAATCGGGAATCTACTGATCCGGTAGCGATTGCCCGTGAAGGCGTGGAAGAAGCAAAGCGGAATGGACATAATGTCGTTATCGTCGATACCGCTGGTCGTTTAGCGATCGATGAAGCTTTGATGCAGGAAATTTCTGCTGTTAAAGATGCAACGCAACCGCATGAGATTCTCTTTGTTGTGGATTCCATGACCGGTCAAGATGCGGTGAACACAGCAAAAGCATTTAATGACCGCTTGGACTTTACAGGAGTTGTGTTGACCAAATTGGATGGTGATACACGCGGTGGTGCAGCCTTGTCCATCAAGTCCGTGGTTAACAAGCCGATCAAATTTATCGGTACCGGCGAAAAAATGGAGGCGTTGGATGTTTTCTATCCAGATCGTATGGCTTCGCGTATTCTCGGTATGGGTGACGTCGTTTCCTTGGTGGAGCGCGCGCAGCAGCAGTTTGACGAAAAACAGGCTGCCGAGCTACAAAAGAAGATTCGCAAGAATAAGTTTGATTTTAACGATTTTAAGAGCCAGATACAGCAGATCAAGAAAATGGGTAACATGAAGGATCTGATGGGTATGATCCCGGGTGTTGGTAAAGCGATAAAGGATGTCGAAATTGACGACAACGCCTTTAAACCTATCGAAGCCATTATCGATTCGATGACTCCATTTGAGCGCGAAAATCCGGATGCTATCGATACCAAGAGACGCATGCGTATCGCTAAAGGATCAGGTACGGATATTAATGAGGTGAACAAGCTGATGAAGCAATTTGCAGATATGCGTAAAGTCATGAAGCAAATGTCCAATCCGGGGATGGCTGCAAAAATGATGCGCAACATGCCTAAGATGCCGGGCAATTCCTTCTAG
- a CDS encoding zinc metallopeptidase → MYWIIFIGIALISWIVQSRFKNKFKKYSEFPLSSGLSGAEIAQKMLHDNGIYDVQILVANEGQLSDHYNPGNKTVNLSPEVYHGRSVAAAAVAAHECGHAVQHATAYSWLQFRSAMVPIVNIASKLTSWVLLAGVMLMFARQNPTILAIGVGALFLTTLFSFITLPVEFDASNRALAWLEKANITHARDEHDGAKDALKWAAMTYVVAALGALVTLLYYASILFGRRD, encoded by the coding sequence ATGTATTGGATTATATTTATTGGAATCGCACTGATCAGTTGGATCGTGCAGTCGAGGTTTAAAAATAAGTTTAAGAAGTATTCGGAGTTTCCGCTGAGTTCCGGTTTATCTGGAGCAGAAATCGCACAGAAAATGCTTCATGATAACGGTATTTATGATGTGCAGATCTTGGTGGCCAACGAAGGGCAGCTGTCTGACCATTATAATCCGGGGAATAAAACAGTCAATTTAAGTCCGGAGGTATACCATGGACGAAGTGTCGCTGCTGCTGCTGTCGCTGCACACGAGTGCGGACATGCTGTTCAGCATGCTACCGCTTATTCATGGTTGCAATTCCGTTCGGCTATGGTGCCCATTGTTAACATCGCTTCAAAACTGACTTCTTGGGTGCTACTTGCCGGGGTTATGCTGATGTTCGCCCGTCAAAATCCAACGATTTTGGCCATTGGTGTCGGCGCTTTATTTTTGACAACTTTGTTTTCGTTCATCACCCTACCCGTAGAGTTTGATGCTTCAAACCGAGCACTTGCGTGGTTGGAGAAAGCTAATATTACACACGCTCGCGATGAGCACGATGGCGCGAAAGATGCGTTGAAATGGGCCGCAATGACCTACGTGGTGGCAGCTTTAGGTGCGCTAGTGACTCTTTTGTATTACGCCTCCATTCTATTTGGAAGAAGAGATTAA
- a CDS encoding RNA polymerase sigma factor has product MKALKEKSDLELIQAYIAGEEAGIEILLNRYKTKIYTSIYLQVKDEYLAEDIFQETFIKVINTLKSGRYNDEGKFLPWVVRIAQNMVIDHFRKAKRGPTVVSSDGYDIFGVLEFADDSAESKLMLSQRNVDLRKIIQRLPDDQKEVLIMRHFCDMSFKEIADITEVSINTALGRMRYALNNLRKMIEEHNMMLNLG; this is encoded by the coding sequence ATGAAAGCATTAAAAGAAAAAAGTGATCTTGAACTAATTCAAGCTTATATAGCAGGGGAAGAGGCTGGGATAGAGATTCTGTTAAACAGATATAAAACAAAGATATATACGTCCATCTATTTGCAGGTGAAAGACGAATATCTAGCCGAGGATATTTTCCAAGAAACATTTATTAAAGTGATCAACACCTTGAAGTCTGGTCGCTACAACGACGAAGGTAAGTTTTTGCCTTGGGTGGTTCGTATTGCGCAGAATATGGTGATTGACCATTTCCGGAAAGCCAAACGCGGCCCTACGGTGGTGAGCAGTGATGGCTACGACATCTTTGGTGTCTTGGAGTTTGCCGATGACAGTGCAGAATCCAAGTTGATGCTTAGCCAGCGTAACGTCGATCTGCGGAAAATTATTCAACGCCTTCCCGACGATCAGAAGGAAGTCCTCATCATGCGTCATTTTTGCGACATGAGCTTTAAAGAAATTGCCGATATTACGGAGGTGAGCATCAATACTGCCTTGGGGCGTATGCGCTATGCGCTCAATAATCTTCGGAAGATGATTGAAGAACATAATATGATGCTGAACTTGGGTTAA
- the glyA gene encoding serine hydroxymethyltransferase, whose amino-acid sequence MERDQVVFNLIADELKRQEEGIELIASENFVSKQVMEAAGSVLTNKYAEGLPGKRYYGGCEVVDEIETIAIERAKKLFGATWVNVQPHSGAQANAAVFLAILKPGDKILGFDLSHGGHLTHGSPANFSGKLYEPLFYGVKEDTGLIDYEKLEEIALQEKPKVIICGASAYSRDWDYARIRKVADEIGALVVADISHPSGLIARGLLSDPLPHCHIVTTTTHKTLRGPRGGMVMVGEDFENPWGIKTPKGEIRTMTQLLDLAVFPGTQGGPLEHTIAAKAIAYGEALSDEYLTYIQQVKKNASVLAQFFVEKDYNIISGGTDNHLMLVDLRNKDISGKEAEAVLGKAGITTNKNMVPFDTRSPFVTSGVRFGTAAITTRGIKENEIIQIGEFIDEALANRSDDAALDKIHDKVKELMAAFPLYR is encoded by the coding sequence ATGGAAAGAGATCAGGTGGTTTTTAACCTAATAGCTGATGAGCTAAAGCGCCAGGAGGAAGGCATCGAGTTAATTGCTTCCGAAAACTTTGTTAGTAAACAAGTGATGGAAGCTGCGGGTTCAGTTTTGACAAACAAATACGCAGAAGGCCTACCGGGCAAACGCTATTACGGTGGCTGTGAAGTCGTAGACGAAATTGAAACGATTGCTATCGAACGCGCGAAGAAGCTTTTCGGCGCAACATGGGTGAACGTTCAACCACACTCTGGCGCACAGGCAAATGCGGCTGTTTTCTTGGCTATCTTGAAGCCGGGAGATAAGATCTTGGGATTTGACTTGTCGCACGGTGGGCACTTGACGCACGGTTCGCCGGCCAACTTCTCCGGTAAGTTGTACGAACCATTATTTTATGGTGTGAAAGAAGATACAGGGCTGATCGATTACGAAAAGCTAGAAGAAATCGCCTTGCAAGAAAAACCAAAGGTGATTATTTGTGGAGCATCGGCTTATTCTCGCGATTGGGATTATGCGCGTATCCGCAAGGTGGCTGATGAAATCGGAGCACTTGTAGTGGCTGATATTTCCCATCCTTCAGGTTTGATCGCCAGAGGCTTGTTGAGTGATCCACTTCCACACTGTCATATCGTGACGACCACTACGCACAAAACCCTTCGTGGACCGCGCGGCGGGATGGTTATGGTGGGCGAAGACTTCGAAAACCCTTGGGGTATCAAAACACCGAAAGGAGAGATTCGTACGATGACTCAATTGTTGGATCTAGCTGTTTTTCCAGGTACGCAAGGAGGTCCTTTAGAGCACACGATCGCAGCAAAAGCTATTGCCTATGGCGAAGCATTGTCTGATGAATATTTGACATACATCCAACAGGTGAAGAAAAATGCTTCTGTACTGGCGCAGTTCTTCGTAGAGAAAGATTACAACATCATCTCTGGGGGAACAGATAACCATTTAATGTTGGTTGATCTACGCAACAAAGATATCTCCGGAAAAGAAGCGGAAGCTGTATTAGGTAAAGCAGGTATCACAACCAATAAGAATATGGTTCCTTTCGATACGCGCTCACCTTTCGTTACATCAGGCGTCCGTTTCGGTACGGCAGCTATCACGACGCGCGGTATCAAAGAGAACGAAATTATTCAAATCGGTGAATTTATCGATGAGGCATTGGCTAATCGATCAGATGATGCCGCTTTAGATAAAATCCATGATAAGGTTAAAGAGTTGATGGCAGCGTTTCCACTTTACAGGTAA
- a CDS encoding DUF7935 family protein, whose translation MISMVSKEFVEFFTQVFAFALGGLAAVVVGFKLLWPRVESFQFKLHMMQRNRAEDREIRQLKFAAYERLLVLVHRMEPIQVLVRQHQEELTLATFVSRAIQDVEAEYQHNFTQQLYVSDVAWQAVTDLKKSTVSLLRRVLETEAGEPLVDQYVAQVLKQVREVEVNPYEAVQQQLKREMYL comes from the coding sequence ATGATCAGTATGGTAAGTAAGGAGTTTGTGGAGTTTTTTACGCAGGTGTTTGCATTTGCTTTGGGTGGCTTGGCTGCCGTTGTGGTTGGGTTTAAGCTGTTGTGGCCACGTGTGGAGTCGTTCCAGTTTAAGCTCCACATGATGCAGCGCAATCGTGCAGAAGATCGAGAGATAAGACAGCTAAAGTTTGCCGCCTACGAGCGCCTTTTGGTGTTGGTACACCGCATGGAGCCCATACAGGTGCTTGTGCGTCAGCATCAGGAAGAGCTGACCTTAGCCACCTTCGTTTCTCGTGCCATCCAAGATGTTGAAGCCGAGTATCAGCATAATTTTACGCAGCAGCTGTATGTGTCTGATGTCGCTTGGCAGGCTGTGACCGATTTGAAGAAAAGTACAGTTAGCCTGCTGCGCCGCGTGCTGGAAACAGAAGCCGGCGAACCTCTTGTTGACCAGTATGTTGCACAGGTTTTGAAGCAAGTGCGTGAGGTTGAGGTAAATCCATATGAGGCTGTACAGCAGCAGCTCAAACGCGAGATGTACCTATAA
- a CDS encoding HesB/IscA family protein gives METATATVPVSLTQGAVNELKKLIDQQEISADFGLRVGVEGGGCSGMSYILGFDQKKDGDSEYTIAGIRVFMNKAHGMYLAGMEIDFKNGLDARGFTFNNPNASSTCGCGSSFSA, from the coding sequence ATGGAAACAGCAACTGCTACAGTTCCGGTAAGCTTGACCCAAGGGGCTGTTAATGAATTGAAAAAGTTGATCGACCAACAGGAAATAAGTGCCGATTTCGGATTACGTGTAGGCGTTGAAGGTGGTGGATGTTCTGGTATGAGCTACATACTGGGTTTCGACCAAAAGAAAGACGGCGATAGCGAATATACGATTGCGGGTATACGTGTTTTCATGAACAAAGCACACGGCATGTACCTCGCAGGTATGGAAATCGATTTTAAAAACGGTTTGGATGCCCGTGGTTTTACATTTAACAACCCGAATGCGAGCAGCACCTGCGGTTGTGGAAGCTCTTTTTCAGCTTAA